A section of the Streptomyces xinghaiensis S187 genome encodes:
- a CDS encoding polyprenyl synthetase family protein yields the protein MTDVDVPQVADPEVAAIVRAEVETRWPHNVSGLDELVRYGLVPFGKMMGPWLVVRSSLAVGGDVATVLPAAVGLECVQVGAMMHDDIIDSDGERRSKPAAHTVFGEPAAIVGGDGLFFHGFAALAECREAGAPAARVADALTVLSRAGLRIGDAALREIRMSRGICPVDAYLDMIADKSGALLWMACGVGATLGGADDTSLKALSEYSDQLGIAYQIRDDLMAYDGTRAGKPNVSDVRNGRPTLPVLLAHERASGERQRRIERLLADTSVPVGARYEAMAELVHAYDGIAAAREVSHRHVRMATTALEALPPGVHRDALMDLTVPGRLV from the coding sequence ATGACCGACGTCGATGTTCCTCAGGTCGCTGATCCGGAAGTGGCAGCCATCGTGCGGGCCGAGGTCGAGACCCGGTGGCCGCACAACGTTTCGGGCCTCGACGAGTTGGTGCGGTACGGGCTGGTGCCCTTCGGGAAGATGATGGGCCCCTGGCTGGTGGTCCGGTCCAGTCTCGCGGTGGGAGGTGACGTAGCGACCGTCCTGCCCGCGGCGGTGGGTCTGGAATGCGTGCAGGTCGGCGCCATGATGCACGACGACATCATCGACAGCGACGGGGAGCGGCGCAGCAAACCGGCCGCGCACACGGTGTTCGGGGAGCCGGCGGCGATCGTCGGCGGGGACGGGCTGTTCTTCCACGGCTTCGCCGCCCTGGCCGAATGCCGGGAGGCCGGGGCCCCCGCGGCGCGGGTGGCGGACGCGCTGACGGTCCTGTCCCGGGCCGGACTGCGGATCGGGGACGCGGCCCTCCGGGAGATCCGGATGAGCCGCGGCATCTGCCCCGTCGACGCCTACCTCGACATGATCGCGGACAAGAGCGGCGCCCTGCTGTGGATGGCCTGCGGTGTCGGCGCCACCCTGGGCGGGGCGGACGACACGTCCCTGAAGGCGCTCAGCGAGTACAGCGACCAGCTGGGCATCGCCTACCAGATACGCGACGACCTGATGGCCTACGACGGGACGCGGGCGGGCAAGCCGAACGTCTCCGACGTCCGCAACGGCCGGCCCACCCTGCCGGTGCTGCTCGCCCACGAACGCGCTTCCGGAGAGCGGCAGCGGCGGATCGAGCGCCTGCTCGCGGACACCTCCGTCCCGGTCGGCGCGCGCTACGAGGCCATGGCGGAACTGGTCCACGCCTACGACGGGATCGCGGCGGCGCGCGAGGTGTCGCACCGTCATGTGCGGATGGCCACGACGGCTCTGGAGGCCCTGCCGCCCGGCGTCCACCGGGACGCGCTGATGGACCTCACCGTGCCCGGTCGCCTGGTGTAG
- a CDS encoding tryptophan 2,3-dioxygenase family protein gives MPHPTYASYLRLDELLSSQQPLTPPEQRDLSDSERLFIVVHQASEILLSQVLVDLGHLDAGRCGRSCFTHRVDRAVRLVDALTGQLTLLRRTLRREDFLRFRERFGTASGLESEQFKELFLRVRRLTRHGGGARPPEEARHLGELDDAVRRWRSTHLELVGHMLGDLPGTGETSGGRFLAARLDDGPAGERPAAQPPRPDREPDREPDREPDREPDREPDRGDAPGPRALPASSASPVPSAGHRLRHVVVVGGSVAGLLTAHVLADHAERVTVLERDHYEDAPGPRAGVPQSRHTHVLLTSGMNALDELLPGLLTELAEAGAPRLAVPGDLGVWQAGQWISRRHPSAPIMTPSRPLLEHRVRRRVLAGPRIDVRTGTEATGLLGRPGRVTGVVVRQRGAAHHTRQDLTADLVVDATGRTGRTPQWLAGLGGRSPAEEVVDTGRAYATCVFHADDPAGDLRGFYIVPDAGQPFGAIVLPAEGDRWLVTLSGPRDEAPPTDPEGFTGFADRLPHPAVHKWLSTARPVTRPVGYRHTANRRRRYDRLGRDHTGLLVVGDALCALNPVYGQGLSVAALSAVALKRELAGGRVPPVHALQRAVLRSSRPAWDVATGADSPMPGAAGNAVRGGPVARLLDRYLARVRDRVPGDPVVCTANRDVLFLLAPPRTLLTSPRVLRRALLTTAVPTPRDLPTP, from the coding sequence ATGCCCCACCCGACCTATGCCTCGTACCTGCGTCTCGACGAACTGCTCTCGTCGCAGCAGCCGCTCACCCCGCCGGAACAGCGGGACCTGAGCGACAGCGAACGGCTGTTCATCGTCGTGCACCAGGCGTCCGAGATCCTGCTCAGCCAGGTCCTCGTCGACCTGGGACACCTCGACGCCGGCCGGTGCGGCCGGTCGTGCTTCACCCACCGGGTGGACCGGGCGGTACGGCTGGTGGACGCCCTGACCGGGCAGCTGACGCTGCTGCGCCGCACCCTGCGCCGGGAGGACTTCCTGCGGTTCCGGGAACGGTTCGGCACGGCGAGCGGGCTGGAGTCGGAGCAGTTCAAGGAGCTGTTCCTCCGGGTCAGGCGGCTGACGCGGCACGGTGGCGGCGCCCGCCCGCCGGAGGAGGCCCGGCACCTCGGCGAGCTGGACGACGCCGTGCGGCGGTGGCGGAGCACGCACCTGGAACTGGTCGGTCACATGCTCGGTGACCTGCCGGGCACGGGCGAGACCTCCGGCGGCCGCTTCCTGGCCGCCCGGCTGGACGACGGGCCCGCCGGCGAGCGGCCGGCCGCGCAGCCGCCGCGACCGGACCGGGAGCCGGACCGGGAGCCGGACCGGGAGCCGGACCGGGAGCCGGACCGGGAGCCGGACCGGGGCGACGCCCCCGGCCCCCGGGCGCTGCCCGCGTCGTCAGCGTCGCCAGTGCCGTCCGCGGGGCACCGGCTGCGGCACGTGGTCGTCGTGGGCGGCAGCGTGGCCGGGCTGCTCACCGCGCACGTCCTCGCGGACCACGCGGAACGGGTGACCGTACTCGAACGCGACCACTACGAGGACGCTCCCGGCCCCCGGGCCGGGGTGCCGCAGTCCCGTCACACCCATGTCCTGCTGACCAGCGGGATGAACGCCCTGGACGAGCTGCTGCCCGGGCTGCTGACGGAGCTGGCGGAGGCGGGCGCCCCGCGCCTGGCGGTGCCGGGGGACCTCGGCGTGTGGCAGGCGGGGCAGTGGATCTCGCGCCGTCATCCGTCCGCGCCGATCATGACCCCGTCGCGCCCCCTCCTCGAGCACCGCGTCCGCCGGCGGGTTCTGGCCGGCCCCCGTATCGACGTCCGGACGGGGACCGAGGCGACCGGCCTGCTCGGCCGGCCCGGGCGCGTCACCGGTGTGGTGGTCCGGCAGCGCGGCGCCGCGCACCACACCCGGCAGGACCTCACGGCCGACCTCGTCGTGGACGCCACCGGGCGGACCGGCCGCACGCCCCAGTGGCTGGCCGGACTGGGCGGCCGGTCCCCCGCCGAAGAGGTGGTGGACACCGGACGGGCCTACGCCACCTGCGTCTTCCACGCCGACGACCCGGCCGGGGACCTCAGGGGCTTCTACATCGTGCCCGACGCCGGGCAGCCGTTCGGCGCCATCGTCCTGCCCGCCGAGGGCGACCGCTGGCTGGTCACCCTCTCCGGGCCGCGGGACGAGGCCCCGCCCACCGACCCGGAGGGCTTCACCGGCTTCGCCGACCGGCTGCCGCACCCCGCCGTCCACAAATGGCTGAGCACGGCACGCCCGGTCACCCGGCCCGTCGGCTACCGGCACACCGCCAACCGGCGCCGCCGCTACGACCGCCTGGGGCGGGACCACACCGGACTGCTCGTCGTCGGGGACGCGTTGTGCGCGCTCAACCCCGTCTACGGCCAGGGCCTGTCCGTGGCGGCGCTGAGCGCCGTCGCCCTCAAGCGGGAACTGGCGGGCGGACGCGTCCCCCCGGTGCACGCCCTGCAGCGCGCGGTGCTGCGCTCCTCCCGTCCGGCGTGGGACGTGGCGACGGGTGCGGACAGCCCCATGCCGGGGGCCGCCGGCAACGCGGTGCGCGGCGGTCCCGTCGCCCGGCTGCTGGACCGGTACCTCGCCCGGGTGCGCGACCGCGTACCGGGCGACCCGGTGGTGTGCACCGCCAACCGCGACGTCCTCTTCCTGCTGGCCCCGCCCCGCACCCTGCTCACCTCCCCCCGGGTCCTGCGGCGGGCCCTGCTGACCACCGCCGTGCCGACCCCCCGTGACCTGCCCACGCCGTGA
- a CDS encoding polyprenyl synthetase family protein, with translation MTTTPVRDLSPVLDTGRTVLGPALRDAVRSHLGPEMSRIAHYHFGWSDAAGRPTGTWGGKMVRPTLALLSARAAGAADADGVPAALAVELVHNFSLVHDDIMDGDETRRGRPTAWTVFGVPDAILAGDAMVTAATSVLLEAPGAGARSATVSLMTATQRMIDGQTADVAFERRDDVTLPECLRMAGDKTGALLGCACSLGAELVGAERVVVERLRAFGEHIGLAFQLVDDLLGIWGDPDRAGKQVGADLRARKKSLPVVAALNAHGSDELRALYLRPEPLTEGDVQRVTDLVERAGGRDWARDEAARQVAAAEECLAAARIPDDVRGEFLEVAGFILGRQL, from the coding sequence ATGACGACGACACCGGTCCGGGACCTCTCCCCGGTACTCGACACCGGCCGGACGGTGCTCGGCCCCGCCCTGCGCGACGCCGTCCGCTCCCACCTGGGCCCGGAGATGAGCCGGATCGCCCACTACCACTTCGGGTGGTCGGACGCCGCGGGCCGGCCGACCGGCACCTGGGGCGGGAAGATGGTCCGGCCCACCCTGGCGCTGCTGTCCGCGCGGGCCGCGGGCGCGGCGGACGCGGACGGCGTTCCCGCCGCGCTGGCCGTCGAACTGGTGCACAACTTCTCGCTGGTGCACGACGACATCATGGACGGCGACGAGACCCGGCGGGGCCGCCCCACCGCGTGGACGGTCTTCGGCGTCCCGGACGCCATCCTGGCCGGCGACGCGATGGTCACCGCGGCCACGTCCGTCCTGCTGGAGGCGCCCGGTGCGGGGGCCCGTTCCGCCACCGTGTCGCTGATGACCGCCACCCAGCGGATGATCGACGGCCAGACCGCCGACGTCGCGTTCGAGCGGCGCGACGACGTGACCCTGCCCGAGTGCCTGCGCATGGCCGGCGACAAGACGGGCGCCCTGCTGGGATGCGCCTGCTCGCTCGGCGCCGAACTGGTGGGCGCCGAGCGGGTCGTGGTCGAGCGGCTCCGCGCCTTCGGCGAGCACATCGGGCTCGCCTTCCAGCTCGTCGACGACCTGCTGGGCATCTGGGGCGACCCGGACCGGGCCGGCAAGCAAGTGGGAGCCGACCTGCGGGCCCGCAAGAAGTCCCTGCCCGTGGTGGCGGCGCTGAACGCGCACGGCTCGGACGAGCTCCGCGCCCTGTACCTGCGCCCCGAACCCCTGACCGAGGGCGACGTACAGCGCGTCACCGATCTCGTGGAACGGGCCGGAGGACGCGACTGGGCCCGGGACGAGGCGGCCCGGCAGGTCGCCGCGGCCGAGGAGTGCCTCGCCGCCGCCCGCATCCCGGACGACGTGCGCGGCGAGTTCCTGGAGGTCGCCGGATTCATCCTGGGCCGGCAGCTCTGA
- a CDS encoding cytochrome P450, protein MTESAAIPIGGRAAGCPFTPAPELYEAQQDPELRRATVPSPLLGAFDAVVVTRYEDVRSVLADDRLRMGGSMPYQAGNLLSYDGPEHTRLRRMLTGSFTTKRARELRPRIEDVVTSALDALEEAGPGADLVQTFCTPIPTAVICELLGVPYADREEFQRRTAIALDFTTSREVQMEKAAEMEAYMAGLVARHREDPGDNVLGRVVRDFGDQLTDSELAGIGNMLLIAGHETIASTLSAGIALLLRHPDQLAVVRDDPEAVDGAVEELLRYCAPAAILPRQAAGDIRVRDQEIKEGERVVASALAANRDLGAAREDLDRLDVRRPPQRHLAFGFGPHQCLGQQLARMELRVALPALFSRFPTLRPAVPHDEVDYRTNALVFGVNKLPVTW, encoded by the coding sequence ATGACCGAGTCCGCAGCCATCCCCATCGGGGGACGAGCCGCCGGATGCCCGTTCACTCCCGCCCCGGAACTGTACGAGGCGCAGCAGGACCCGGAGCTGCGCCGGGCCACGGTGCCCAGCCCGCTGCTGGGGGCCTTCGACGCGGTGGTCGTCACCCGGTACGAGGACGTCAGGAGCGTGCTAGCGGACGACCGGCTGCGCATGGGCGGCTCCATGCCGTACCAGGCGGGCAACCTGCTGAGCTACGACGGCCCCGAACACACCCGCCTGCGGCGCATGCTGACCGGGTCGTTCACGACCAAGCGGGCGCGCGAGCTGCGGCCCCGGATCGAGGACGTCGTCACGTCGGCGCTGGACGCGCTGGAGGAGGCCGGCCCGGGCGCGGACCTCGTGCAGACGTTTTGCACCCCCATCCCCACGGCGGTCATCTGCGAACTGCTGGGCGTGCCCTACGCGGACCGCGAGGAGTTCCAGCGCCGCACCGCGATCGCGCTGGACTTCACCACCAGCCGCGAGGTGCAGATGGAGAAGGCGGCCGAGATGGAGGCCTACATGGCCGGTCTCGTGGCGCGCCACCGGGAGGACCCGGGCGACAACGTCCTGGGCCGTGTGGTGCGCGACTTCGGCGACCAGCTGACCGACAGCGAACTGGCGGGCATCGGCAACATGCTGCTCATCGCCGGGCACGAGACCATCGCCAGCACCCTCTCCGCCGGCATCGCCCTGCTGCTCCGCCACCCCGACCAGCTCGCGGTGGTGCGCGACGACCCCGAGGCCGTCGACGGCGCCGTCGAGGAACTGCTGCGGTACTGCGCGCCGGCCGCCATCCTGCCGCGCCAGGCGGCCGGGGACATCCGCGTGCGCGACCAGGAGATCAAGGAGGGTGAACGGGTCGTGGCGTCCGCACTGGCCGCCAACCGGGACCTCGGCGCGGCCCGCGAGGACCTGGACCGCCTGGACGTGCGCCGCCCCCCGCAGCGCCATCTCGCCTTCGGCTTCGGCCCGCACCAGTGCCTCGGCCAGCAACTGGCGCGCATGGAGCTGCGGGTCGCGCTCCCGGCCCTGTTCAGCAGGTTCCCCACGCTGCGGCCGGCCGTCCCGCACGACGAGGTCGACTACCGGACCAACGCCCTGGTCTTCGGCGTGAACAAGCTCCCGGTCACCTGGTGA
- a CDS encoding ferredoxin — MTRQEAETAMKGETAMTVETDTGRCIAVGNCAAIAPAVFDQSDEDGTVLLLDAAPPEREHEPVREAALRCPAAVITLHENTPASDE; from the coding sequence GTGACCCGTCAGGAGGCGGAGACGGCCATGAAGGGGGAGACGGCCATGACGGTGGAGACCGACACCGGCCGGTGCATCGCGGTCGGCAACTGTGCCGCGATCGCCCCGGCGGTCTTCGACCAGAGCGACGAGGACGGCACGGTGCTCCTGCTCGACGCGGCCCCGCCGGAGCGCGAGCACGAACCGGTCCGGGAAGCGGCCCTGCGGTGCCCGGCCGCGGTCATCACCCTGCACGAGAACACGCCGGCTTCCGATGAGTGA
- a CDS encoding FAD-dependent monooxygenase has translation MLDADVPVLVVGGGGCGLAASVFLSDAGVPHLLVERRESTSVLPRAHYLNQRTMEIFRQHGIADDVYRISAPLANMSEIAWCTSLGGDGPLDARELHRMDAFGGGGTAGPYAADSPGPSTNLPQHRLEPLLRRHAEQRAPARLLFHHEMTGFTQDENGVTARITDRSTGETGTVRARYLLGADGGRSIGRSLDVPMDGAGGGFTIISVHFSADLSRWWPGDGVLMTHIISPDGEVSVVVATGPGWGLASDEWALHFRVPPGAEADLGTEAIAARVRELLKLPRELGVRVRHVSEYRPEAVVARAFRAGRVFLAGDAAHRQPPAAGGGLNTAVQDAHNLAWKLGAVCGGRAGDALLDSYEAERLPVAERNVTWAMTCLRNYGVLFASLGLVPGQPEATRAGFRELLSGTPIGETRRTVVREVFATQRIEYQAHDIELGHSYPAGAVLPDGTPPPPRDPLGATYHPVTRPGHRLPHAWLRRGDTRVSTLDLVGRHAGFVLITGPLSEGWTVAAKKAADAHRVELTVVSIGHRPDAADYWDADGAWAAVRGTEDDGALLVRPDQHVAWRAARAGEHPDRDLGTAFHRVLGHSGAPAPGR, from the coding sequence ATGCTTGACGCAGACGTGCCGGTTCTCGTCGTCGGTGGCGGCGGCTGCGGACTCGCCGCATCGGTCTTCCTGTCCGACGCGGGCGTGCCCCACCTGCTGGTGGAGCGCCGGGAGTCGACCTCCGTCCTGCCCCGTGCGCACTACCTGAACCAGCGCACCATGGAGATCTTCCGCCAGCACGGCATCGCCGACGACGTCTACCGGATCAGCGCCCCGCTCGCCAACATGAGCGAGATCGCCTGGTGTACCTCGCTGGGCGGCGACGGCCCCCTGGACGCCCGGGAGCTGCACCGGATGGACGCCTTCGGTGGCGGCGGCACGGCCGGGCCGTACGCGGCCGACAGCCCCGGCCCCTCGACCAACCTCCCGCAGCACCGGCTCGAACCGCTGCTGCGCCGCCACGCGGAGCAGCGGGCTCCGGCCCGCCTGCTCTTCCACCACGAGATGACGGGGTTCACCCAGGACGAGAACGGGGTGACCGCGCGGATCACCGACCGCTCCACCGGCGAGACGGGCACCGTCCGCGCCCGCTACCTGCTGGGCGCCGACGGCGGCAGGAGCATCGGCAGGTCGCTGGACGTGCCGATGGACGGGGCCGGCGGCGGCTTCACCATCATCTCGGTGCACTTCAGCGCGGACCTGTCGCGCTGGTGGCCCGGTGACGGGGTGCTGATGACCCACATCATCAGCCCGGACGGCGAGGTGTCCGTGGTCGTCGCCACCGGGCCCGGGTGGGGCCTGGCCTCCGACGAATGGGCGCTGCACTTCCGGGTGCCTCCGGGCGCCGAGGCGGACCTCGGCACGGAGGCGATCGCCGCGCGGGTACGGGAGCTGCTGAAGCTGCCGCGGGAGCTGGGCGTGCGGGTCCGCCACGTCAGCGAGTACCGGCCGGAGGCCGTCGTGGCCCGGGCCTTCCGCGCCGGGCGGGTCTTCCTCGCCGGGGACGCCGCGCACCGGCAGCCGCCCGCCGCCGGAGGCGGCCTGAACACGGCCGTGCAGGACGCGCACAACCTCGCGTGGAAGCTCGGCGCCGTGTGCGGCGGCCGGGCCGGTGACGCCCTGCTGGACTCGTACGAGGCGGAGCGGCTGCCCGTCGCCGAACGCAACGTGACCTGGGCCATGACCTGCCTGCGCAACTACGGGGTCCTCTTCGCGAGCCTCGGCCTGGTGCCCGGGCAGCCGGAGGCCACCCGGGCCGGCTTCCGCGAGCTGCTCTCCGGCACACCGATCGGGGAGACCCGGCGGACCGTGGTGCGCGAGGTGTTCGCCACCCAGCGGATCGAGTACCAGGCGCACGACATCGAACTCGGCCACTCCTACCCGGCCGGGGCGGTGCTCCCGGACGGCACCCCGCCGCCGCCCCGGGACCCGCTGGGCGCCACTTACCACCCCGTCACCAGGCCGGGCCACCGGCTGCCGCACGCGTGGCTGCGGCGCGGTGACACCCGGGTGTCGACGCTCGACCTCGTCGGCCGCCACGCCGGCTTCGTGCTGATCACCGGGCCGCTGAGCGAGGGCTGGACGGTCGCGGCCAAGAAGGCAGCGGACGCGCACCGGGTGGAGCTCACCGTGGTGTCCATCGGGCACCGGCCCGACGCCGCGGACTACTGGGACGCCGACGGCGCCTGGGCCGCGGTGCGGGGGACCGAGGACGACGGCGCGCTGCTCGTACGGCCGGACCAGCACGTCGCCTGGCGCGCCGCCCGTGCGGGGGAGCATCCGGACCGGGACCTCGGCACGGCGTTCCACCGCGTCCTCGGCCACTCCGGCGCGCCGGCCCCCGGGAGGTGA
- a CDS encoding limonene-1,2-epoxide hydrolase family protein: MPSTDAERVVHAFLTRMGPAPADVRKTVDGFLTDDCVWENPGSPVCRGKEEIFALLPADFARLEVRFRHMATAGDTVLAERIESMFRADGTPIALNLKVMAAFDLRAGRIAAWRDYYDHTHLISERPDW, encoded by the coding sequence GTGCCCTCCACCGACGCCGAGCGCGTCGTCCACGCCTTCCTGACCCGGATGGGGCCGGCCCCGGCCGACGTCCGGAAGACCGTGGACGGCTTCCTGACCGACGACTGCGTGTGGGAGAACCCCGGATCCCCGGTCTGCCGGGGCAAGGAGGAGATCTTCGCGCTCCTGCCCGCCGACTTCGCGCGCCTGGAGGTCCGGTTCCGGCACATGGCCACGGCCGGGGACACCGTCCTGGCCGAGCGGATCGAGAGCATGTTCCGCGCCGACGGCACGCCGATCGCCCTGAACCTGAAGGTGATGGCCGCGTTCGATCTGCGGGCCGGCCGGATCGCCGCCTGGCGCGACTACTACGACCACACCCATCTCATCTCCGAGCGCCCGGACTGGTGA
- a CDS encoding helix-turn-helix transcriptional regulator, translated as MTRTIKALVRAPDPLTQSAVSGHLGSAPNIEIVSEERPDPADVAVVVAERMTVEVTSLLRKIKATLRVPVVLIPSEIERADLFMAVECNVVAVLPRAAATSKRIEEAVLTAATGGGVLPSKLLGELLRQIERMQREVLSPHGLHNSGLTPREIGVLRLMAEGLDTAEIADKMCLSERAVKRVIFGVTRRLNLRNRPHAVAYALRSGVI; from the coding sequence GTGACACGTACGATAAAGGCACTGGTGCGGGCTCCGGATCCGCTGACGCAATCGGCCGTCAGCGGTCATCTCGGTTCCGCACCGAACATCGAGATCGTCTCGGAGGAACGCCCGGACCCGGCCGACGTCGCCGTGGTCGTAGCGGAGCGGATGACCGTGGAAGTGACGTCGTTACTGCGCAAGATCAAGGCCACCCTCCGGGTGCCGGTGGTGCTGATCCCCTCCGAGATCGAGCGGGCCGACCTCTTCATGGCGGTCGAGTGCAACGTGGTCGCGGTGCTGCCGCGGGCCGCCGCCACCAGCAAGCGCATCGAGGAGGCGGTGCTGACCGCCGCGACCGGCGGCGGCGTGCTCCCCTCCAAGCTCCTCGGCGAGCTGCTCCGGCAGATCGAGCGGATGCAGCGCGAGGTGCTGTCGCCGCACGGCCTGCACAACTCCGGGCTGACGCCCCGGGAGATCGGGGTGCTGCGGCTGATGGCGGAGGGCCTGGACACCGCCGAGATCGCCGACAAGATGTGCCTGTCGGAACGGGCGGTCAAGCGCGTCATCTTCGGGGTCACCCGGCGGCTGAACCTGCGCAACCGGCCCCACGCGGTGGCGTACGCGCTACGCAGCGGCGTCATCTGA
- the ispG gene encoding flavodoxin-dependent (E)-4-hydroxy-3-methylbut-2-enyl-diphosphate synthase encodes MTQVALGMPALPAAPLAERRRTRQLRVGPVGVGSDHPVSVQSMTTTVTADVDATLQQIAELTAAGCDIVRVACPSADDAEALPAIAAKSKIPVIADIHFQPKYVFAAIEAGCAAVRVNPGNIRKFDDKVGDIARAARDHGTPIRIGVNAGSLDQRLMRKYGKATPEALAESALWEASLFAEHGFHDLKISVKHNDPVVMIRAYEILAEQCDYPLHLGVTEAGPAFQGTVKSAVAFGALLRQGIGDTIRVSLSAPPVEEAKVGTEILRSLNLRPRKLEIVSCPSCGRAQVDVYKLAEEVTAGLEGMEVPLRVAVMGCVVNGPGEAREADLGVASGNGKGQIFVKGEVVKTVPEHRIVETLIEEALILAETMEPAGGGSVTVVAG; translated from the coding sequence GTGACCCAGGTCGCACTCGGAATGCCCGCACTGCCGGCCGCGCCCCTCGCCGAACGCCGGCGCACCCGCCAGCTGCGGGTGGGACCGGTCGGGGTGGGCAGTGACCACCCGGTCTCGGTGCAGTCGATGACCACGACCGTCACGGCGGACGTGGACGCCACCCTGCAGCAGATCGCCGAACTCACCGCCGCCGGCTGCGACATCGTCCGCGTCGCCTGCCCGAGCGCCGACGACGCCGAGGCGCTGCCCGCGATCGCCGCGAAGTCCAAGATCCCGGTCATCGCCGACATCCACTTCCAGCCGAAGTACGTCTTCGCGGCCATCGAGGCCGGGTGCGCCGCGGTGCGCGTCAACCCGGGCAACATCAGGAAGTTCGACGACAAGGTGGGCGACATCGCCCGCGCGGCCCGGGACCACGGCACCCCCATCCGGATCGGGGTGAACGCCGGCTCGCTGGACCAGCGCCTGATGCGCAAGTACGGCAAGGCCACCCCCGAGGCGCTGGCCGAGTCGGCGCTGTGGGAGGCCTCGCTCTTCGCCGAACACGGCTTCCACGACCTGAAGATCTCGGTCAAGCACAACGACCCCGTGGTGATGATCCGCGCCTACGAGATCCTCGCCGAGCAGTGCGACTACCCCCTGCACCTGGGCGTCACCGAGGCGGGGCCGGCGTTCCAGGGCACCGTCAAGTCCGCCGTCGCGTTCGGGGCGCTGCTGCGCCAGGGCATCGGCGACACCATCCGGGTGTCCCTCTCGGCCCCGCCGGTGGAGGAGGCCAAGGTCGGCACGGAGATCCTGCGGTCGCTGAACCTGCGCCCCCGCAAGCTGGAGATCGTCTCGTGCCCCTCCTGCGGCCGGGCCCAGGTGGACGTCTACAAGCTCGCCGAGGAGGTCACCGCGGGTCTGGAGGGCATGGAGGTGCCGTTGCGGGTCGCCGTGATGGGGTGCGTGGTCAACGGCCCCGGGGAGGCGCGCGAGGCCGACCTCGGTGTGGCGTCCGGCAACGGCAAGGGCCAGATCTTCGTCAAGGGGGAGGTCGTCAAGACCGTTCCCGAGCACCGCATCGTGGAGACCCTCATCGAGGAGGCCCTGATCCTCGCGGAGACGATGGAACCGGCGGGCGGAGGCTCCGTGACGGTCGTCGCCGGCTGA